Proteins found in one Poecilia reticulata strain Guanapo linkage group LG15, Guppy_female_1.0+MT, whole genome shotgun sequence genomic segment:
- the mrpl14 gene encoding large ribosomal subunit protein uL14m gives MTFPRLLQQLPVLLVQTSSTILQRNFSVTVATAAIQKMTRVRVVDNSSLGNTPHHRPPRVIHVYTKNGIGKVGDKVLLAIKGQKKKALIVGHKMPGDRMIPRFDSNNVVLIEDNGNPTGTRIKVPIPTSLRQMEGDYSKVLAIANTFV, from the exons ATGACTTTCCCCCGGCTTTTACAACAACTTCCTGTGCTGCTAGTTCAGACGTCGTCAACAATCCTTCAAAGAAATTTTAG TGTCACAGTTGCTACGGCTGCAATTCAGAAAATGACGAGAGTGCGCGTGGTAGACAACAGCTCTCTCGGAAATACGCCACATCACCGCCCACCGAGAGTGATCCATGTCTACACTAAGAACGGCATTGGGAAAGTCGGCGATAAAGTGCTGCTGGCCATTAAAgggcagaagaagaaagcgctcATCGTTGGACACAAAATGCCTGGGGACCGCATGATTCCACGCTTTGATTCGAACAATGTTGTTCTGATTGAGGACAATGGCAACCCTACTGGAACAAGGATTAAGGTTCCTATACCAACAAGCTTGCGTCAAATGGAAGGCGATTACTCTAAAGTTCTGGCAATTGCAAACACGTTTGTCTAA
- the capn1a gene encoding LOW QUALITY PROTEIN: calpain-1 catalytic subunit (The sequence of the model RefSeq protein was modified relative to this genomic sequence to represent the inferred CDS: deleted 2 bases in 1 codon), which yields MLNHFSLFPSFPVPFSLSIKKSMYPVGGISASIYANRLRSEGMGSNEQAVHFASQDYEALKQECVEAGCLFEDPCFPAEPPSLGFKELAPNSSKTRDVEWMRPTELTGDPQFIVGGATRTDICQGALGDCWLLAAIASLTLNERLLHRVVPHGQSFQDDYAGIFHFQFWQFGEWVDIVIDDRLPVKDGELMFVHSAEGNEFWSALLEKAYAKLNGSYEALSGGSTTEGFEDFTGGVSEMYELRKAPKDLYRIIGKALERGSLLGCSIDITSAFDMEAVTFKKLVKGHAYSVTALKEVDYAGNTVRLIRIRNPWGQVEWTGAWSDNSSEWDEIDPSEREDLHLSMEDGEFWMSFSDFLRQFSRLEICNLTPDVLSEDSLSHWNTMKFYGTWRRGSTAGGCRNHPNTFWINPQYKITLLEEDDDPEDDEVACSFLVALMQKDRRRYRRHGQDMHTIGFAVYEIPEEYRGCQNVHLKKNFFLSNSSCARSETFINLREVSTRLRLPPGEYLIVPSTFEPGKEADFVLRVFTEKQSETEELDDEISADFGEEEETTEDDIDDSFKSMFAQLAGEDMEISIRELRTILNRVVTRHKDLKTDGFSIESCRTMVNLMDKDGSARLGLVEFQILWNKIRKWLVTFREFDLDKSGAMSSYEMRLAVEAAGFKLNNRLHQILVARYAENELIDFDNFICCLVKLEAMFRSFQQLDKEGSGVAEINLTEWLYLTMCG from the exons ATGCTTAACCATTTCTCTCTGTTCCCTTCCTTCCCA GTCCCTTTCAGCCTGTCCATAAAGAAAAG TATGTATCCGGTTGGTGGGATATCTGCAAGCATATACGCCAACAGGCTCCGGTCAGAGGGCATGGGTTCCAATGAGCAGGCCGTGCACTTTGCCAGCCAGGACTACGAGGCTCTGAAGCAGGAGTGTGTGGAGGCGGGCTGCCTGTTTGAGGACCCCTGCTTCCCCGCTGAGCCCCCATCTCTGGGCTTCAAAGAGCTTGCACCCAATTCATCTAAAACCAGAGATGTGGAGTGGATGAGACCCACG GAGCTGACAGGTGACCCTCAGTTTATTGTGGGCGGAGCCACCAGAACAGACATCTGTCAGGGTGCTCTTG GCGACTGCTGGCTCTTAGCGGCCATTGCCTCTCTGACCCTGAATGAGAGGCTCCTTCATCGGGTTGTTCCACACGGCCAGTCCTTCCAAGACGACTACGCTGGAATCTTCCACTTCCAG TTCTGGCAGTTCGGCGAGTGGGTAGACATTGTGATTGACGATCGATTGCCTGTCAAAGACGGAGAGCTCATGTTTGTCCATTCAGCTGAGGGCAATGAATTTTGGAGTGCACTCCTAGAGAAAGCTTATGCCAA GCTAAATGGCTCTTATGAGGCTCTCTCTGGAGGAAGCACCACCGAGGGCTTTGAGGACTTCACAGGGGGGGTGTCTGAGATGTACGAGCTGCGTAAGGCTCCCAAAGATCTCTACAGGATAATCGGTAAAGCCTTGGAGAGGGGCTCCCTGCTGGGCTGCTCTATTGAC ATAACCAGTGCCTTCGACATGGAGGCTGTGACCTTCAAGAAGCTTGTGAAGGGCCACGCCTACTCCGTCACCGCATTGAAGGAG GTCGATTACGCTGGCAACACGGTGCGCCTTATCCGAATACGTAACCCCTGGGGCCAGGTGGAGTGGACTGGAGCCTGGAGTGACAA TTCCAGTGAATGGGATGAAATCGACCCATCTGAAAGGGAAGACCTGCATCTTAGCATGGAAGATGGAGAGTTTTG gaTGTCCTTCAGTGATTTTTTGAGGCAGTTTTCCCGGCTGGAAATCTGCAACTTGACTCCAGACGTCCTGAGTGAGGACAGCCTCAGTCACTGGAACACCATGAAGTTCTACGGCACTTGGAGGAGAGGCAGCACTGCCGGGGGCTGCAGGAACCATCCCA ACACATTTTGGATAAATCCTCAGTATAAGATCACGTTGCTGGAGGAGGATGATGACCCAGAGGATGATGAAGTTGCGTGCAGTTTCCTTGTAGCCCTCATGCAGAAGGACCGGCGCAGATACCGACGCCATGGTCAGGACATGCACACCATCGGCTTTGCTGTCTATGAG ATTCCAGAGGAG TACAGAGGCTGCCAGAATGtccatttgaagaaaaatttcTTCTTGAGTAATTCATCGTGCGCTCGATCTGAGACCTTCATCAACCTCCGTGAGGTGAGCACTCGGCTGCGGCTGCCACCCGGGGAGTACCTCATCGTGCCCTCCACTTTCGAGCCTGGCAAAGAGGCCGACTTTGTCCTCAGAGTTTTCACCGAAAAGCAATCAGAGACAga gGAACTGGATGATGAAATATCTGCTGATTTTGGAGAAGAG GAGGAAACAACGGAAGATGATATTGATGATTCGTTTAAGTCCATGTTTGCCCAGCTAGCAGGAGAG GACATGGAAATCTCTATTCGTGAGCTCAGGACAATTCTCAACAGAGTGGTCACCCGAC ACAAAGATCTAAAGACTGACGGCTTCAGCATAGAGTCATGCAGAACCATGGTCAACCTGATGGAT AAAGATGGCAGCGCTCGCCTGGGACTGGTAGAATTTCAGATCCTGTGGAACAAAATCCGGAAGTGGCTG GTCACTTTCAGAGAGTTTGATCTTGACAAGTCAGGAGCCATGAGCTCATACGAGATGCGACTCGCTGTGGAAGCAGCAG GCTTTAAACTGAATAATCGGTTGCACCAGATTCTGGTGGCGCGGTATGCAGAGAATGAACTGATTGACTTTGATAACTTCATCTGCTGCTTGGTCAAGCTTGAAGCCATGTTCA GATCTTTCCAGCAGCTGGACAAGGAGGGATCAGGAGTTGCTGAGATAAATCTCACAGAG TGGCTTTATCTGACCATGTGTGGATGA